A genome region from Ignavibacteriota bacterium includes the following:
- a CDS encoding DUF2961 domain-containing protein, translating into MRTLSILLVAALLPCTAVVAQTATGSDPVLNFGLGSLPLMNETETRLVSPENPTGERGKGGMAVPNPSDPDLPFSKSAAHLGQGWKVRPFVKPKAGETITIMDVEGPGTIQHIWMATETNWAGNGRACILRFYWDDEKEPSVEVPMTDFFAVGHDIFAKVNSAVVVVNPMSSLNCYWPMPFRKRARVTFTNESDRDLALLTYQITYAKGDVPKNTGYFHAQWRKSTVDPSHPDYTILDGVKGKGKYVGTFLAWTQLHSGWFGEGEVKFFIDGDGKFPTICGTGTEDYFGGSYGFPELYSTAYAGNVLDNRNAGENGPRKWSLYRWHVMDPIVFQKELRMTIQALGWYTGTPGGYRPLADDVASVAYWYQVEPHSAFPKLLPVKDRWPR; encoded by the coding sequence ATGAGAACACTCTCGATCCTTCTTGTGGCCGCGCTCCTCCCCTGTACAGCGGTCGTTGCTCAGACCGCTACGGGGAGTGATCCTGTGCTGAACTTCGGCCTTGGCAGCCTTCCGCTGATGAATGAGACGGAAACCCGCCTGGTCTCCCCGGAGAATCCGACTGGCGAACGGGGGAAAGGTGGGATGGCGGTCCCCAACCCGTCGGATCCGGACCTGCCCTTCTCGAAGTCGGCAGCGCATCTGGGCCAGGGATGGAAGGTGCGGCCCTTTGTGAAGCCGAAGGCAGGGGAAACGATCACGATCATGGACGTGGAAGGGCCCGGGACCATCCAGCATATCTGGATGGCAACCGAAACCAACTGGGCAGGGAATGGACGGGCATGCATCCTCCGGTTCTATTGGGATGATGAAAAGGAGCCATCGGTCGAAGTGCCGATGACCGATTTCTTTGCCGTGGGACACGACATCTTTGCGAAGGTCAATTCAGCGGTGGTCGTCGTGAATCCGATGTCCTCACTCAATTGCTATTGGCCCATGCCGTTCCGGAAACGCGCACGCGTGACATTCACCAATGAGAGTGACAGGGACCTTGCGCTGCTGACCTATCAGATCACCTATGCAAAAGGCGACGTGCCGAAGAACACCGGCTACTTTCATGCGCAATGGCGGAAGTCCACTGTCGATCCCTCGCATCCGGACTATACGATCCTGGATGGCGTCAAAGGAAAGGGGAAGTACGTTGGAACGTTCCTTGCCTGGACGCAGTTGCACTCGGGGTGGTTCGGTGAGGGCGAGGTGAAATTCTTCATCGACGGTGATGGGAAGTTCCCGACGATCTGCGGGACCGGCACGGAGGATTACTTCGGTGGGAGCTACGGGTTCCCCGAACTCTATAGTACGGCATATGCAGGGAACGTTCTGGACAACAGGAATGCCGGTGAGAACGGCCCGCGCAAGTGGAGCCTGTACCGCTGGCACGTTATGGATCCCATCGTGTTTCAGAAAGAGTTACGCATGACGATCCAGGCGCTCGGGTGGTACACCGGAACCCCGGGTGGCTACCGTCCGCTCGCCGATGACGTTGCTTCGGTGGCGTATTGGTACCAGGTGGAACCGCACAGTGCCTTCCCAAAACTTCTGCCGGTGAAGGACCGGTGGCCACGGTGA
- a CDS encoding serine/threonine protein kinase: protein METERLKDLLVQAIALPREEHDAMVDTLHAIEPHLATELASLITAHREAGTFLEQPARISIIEPLPPAPSSIGPYRILRLLSTGGMGEVYEAEVSGTVPPRRVAIKVIRRELTSPEVIRRFGVERHSLSRLDHPNIAHLLDGGTTEDGAPYLAMEFVEGERIDEFCEHQRCSIDQRLRVFLRVCEAVQYAHGQLIVHRDLKPDNILVTPDGTPTLLDFGIAKLLDPLHSASLPGQTRPGVNLFTPEYASPEQTEGREVTTASDVFSLGVLLYVLLTGHRPFTGESTSSPVGSPRVAWEPPEPSRREIHIATPEGVRRARRRLRGDIDTIILKALERDPRRRYFSVEQFAEDLRRHLNHLPIQARPAPAMRRVSKFLRRHRVLVGTVTVVTLGLVVGLIVAVHQMREAQKEKARNENVNTFLTDMLGYSNPLRPLSGSPRTATIMEDALDDAARRLESEEFSDQPELRIQLERILGDAFGHQGRYDLMYQHYRKYIQLSSEHPGITGVEMLDTQALWAMELFAQGRLPESEDLFRRTLPAMRLAAARGDIKRDLFAGALNNFGCLRRTQGDSKEAEASFREVLSMGPVFNPDTYVIASVTRATLASVLADQGRFQEALATAREAVEESHREGIDSTAEAGFVMTIYGGFLTEAGRTAEADTLLGDARKILFRLLAPSNLWTADNTRNEAALFYRQRDYAKALAFADEALRVYRKNFGTHYDTYPIALSIKGLSLHKLGRAAEAEKELRQAVRLRTTSLPHGHFFTALATGALGEFLSDHRRFSEAESLLVPSYRDLVTSQGPDNPRTILARSRLYDLYMAWNRPREAAAYGVTSAGSFPL, encoded by the coding sequence GTGGAAACCGAACGGCTCAAGGATCTTTTGGTGCAGGCGATCGCTCTTCCCCGCGAAGAGCACGATGCCATGGTCGACACACTGCACGCGATCGAACCGCACCTTGCCACCGAACTCGCGTCACTCATCACGGCACACCGTGAGGCAGGCACATTCCTCGAGCAACCAGCTCGCATCTCGATCATCGAACCGCTCCCTCCGGCGCCCTCCAGCATTGGACCATATCGCATCCTCCGGCTGCTTTCCACGGGCGGCATGGGGGAGGTCTACGAAGCAGAGGTGAGCGGAACGGTCCCTCCCCGTCGTGTGGCGATCAAAGTGATCCGCCGGGAGTTGACATCGCCGGAGGTGATCCGGCGATTCGGCGTTGAGCGGCACAGTCTGAGTCGACTGGATCACCCCAACATCGCGCACTTGCTCGACGGTGGAACCACCGAAGACGGAGCGCCGTATCTGGCCATGGAATTCGTCGAAGGAGAGCGGATCGACGAGTTCTGTGAACACCAACGCTGCTCGATCGATCAACGACTGAGGGTCTTCCTGCGCGTGTGCGAAGCGGTCCAATATGCGCACGGCCAGCTGATCGTCCACCGGGACCTCAAACCCGACAATATCCTGGTGACCCCGGATGGAACTCCCACGCTGTTGGATTTTGGTATCGCCAAACTCCTGGATCCGCTGCACTCTGCATCGTTGCCAGGCCAGACGCGACCGGGAGTGAACCTGTTCACTCCCGAGTACGCGAGCCCGGAGCAGACGGAAGGGCGCGAGGTAACGACGGCCAGCGACGTCTTTTCTCTGGGCGTACTTTTGTACGTCCTTCTCACAGGGCATCGCCCCTTCACCGGCGAAAGCACCTCCTCACCGGTCGGATCTCCCCGCGTCGCCTGGGAGCCCCCGGAACCCAGCAGGAGGGAGATACACATCGCAACCCCGGAAGGAGTGAGGCGAGCGAGGAGACGCCTGAGAGGAGACATCGATACCATCATTCTCAAGGCTCTCGAGCGGGATCCCCGGAGGAGGTACTTCTCCGTCGAGCAGTTTGCAGAGGACCTCCGCCGCCATCTCAACCACCTCCCCATTCAGGCACGGCCAGCTCCGGCCATGCGCCGCGTGTCCAAGTTCCTCCGCAGACATCGTGTTCTCGTCGGTACCGTGACCGTTGTCACGCTGGGACTCGTCGTGGGACTCATCGTCGCGGTGCACCAAATGCGTGAAGCGCAAAAGGAAAAGGCGCGCAACGAGAACGTCAATACCTTCCTTACCGATATGCTCGGCTATTCGAATCCCTTGCGCCCACTGAGCGGGTCTCCACGCACGGCCACGATCATGGAGGACGCTCTTGATGATGCAGCAAGGAGACTGGAGAGCGAAGAATTCTCCGATCAGCCAGAACTCCGCATACAACTTGAACGGATCCTCGGGGATGCTTTTGGCCACCAGGGACGATACGATCTGATGTACCAACACTATAGAAAGTACATCCAGCTCTCTTCAGAGCACCCAGGGATCACGGGAGTGGAGATGCTCGACACCCAGGCCCTCTGGGCAATGGAGCTCTTCGCGCAAGGAAGACTCCCGGAGTCAGAGGATCTGTTCCGCCGGACACTTCCGGCCATGCGCCTCGCTGCTGCCCGGGGAGATATCAAGCGCGATCTGTTCGCGGGGGCACTCAACAATTTCGGATGTCTTCGCAGGACGCAGGGTGACTCGAAGGAGGCGGAGGCCTCGTTTCGCGAGGTGCTTTCGATGGGGCCGGTGTTCAACCCGGATACGTACGTCATCGCCAGCGTGACCCGCGCAACCCTGGCATCGGTCCTTGCGGATCAGGGGAGATTTCAGGAAGCGCTCGCAACCGCACGGGAAGCAGTGGAAGAGAGCCACCGCGAAGGGATCGATTCCACTGCGGAGGCGGGTTTTGTGATGACGATCTATGGAGGGTTCCTGACCGAAGCCGGGAGGACAGCGGAAGCAGACACACTGCTCGGCGATGCCCGGAAGATCTTGTTCCGGCTCCTTGCCCCGTCAAATCTCTGGACGGCAGACAACACGCGCAATGAGGCAGCACTCTTCTACAGGCAACGCGACTACGCAAAGGCATTGGCCTTTGCCGACGAGGCTCTCCGCGTGTACCGGAAGAACTTTGGCACGCACTACGACACCTACCCGATAGCTCTCTCGATCAAAGGCTTGAGTCTGCACAAGCTCGGACGGGCGGCGGAGGCTGAGAAAGAACTGCGTCAAGCCGTTCGGCTCCGCACCACATCTCTCCCCCACGGGCATTTCTTCACAGCACTCGCTACCGGGGCGCTGGGCGAGTTCCTTTCGGACCACAGACGTTTCAGTGAGGCCGAGTCTCTCCTCGTCCCGAGCTACAGGGACCTTGTCACCTCGCAGGGCCCGGACAATCCGCGAACGATCCTCGCGCGGAGTCGCCTGTATGATCTGTACATGGCCTGGAACAGACCGCGGGAGGCCGCCGCCTATGGTGTCACCAGCGCGGGGTCTTTTCCGCTCTGA
- a CDS encoding sigma-70 family RNA polymerase sigma factor — protein sequence MDLTILLEEARSGSDDALQTLVPLVYDELRRVASNHLHTAGPGQTMVTTELVHETFLKLVGSRHLTWENRGHFFCIAATSMRQIVIDHARARHADKRGGQSIRVPFDDAFALEGSTSGSLEELDDALSALGKTDARSARIVEFRFFAGLTNEEIAELLHISVRTVIRDWEFARAWLFRFINEAHTD from the coding sequence ATGGACCTGACGATACTCCTTGAAGAGGCACGATCGGGCAGCGATGATGCCCTGCAAACGCTTGTGCCTCTGGTGTACGACGAACTCCGCCGTGTCGCTTCGAACCACCTGCACACCGCCGGGCCCGGGCAGACGATGGTTACCACGGAACTCGTCCACGAGACATTCCTGAAGCTTGTCGGAAGCCGTCATCTCACCTGGGAGAACCGGGGCCATTTCTTCTGCATCGCCGCAACATCGATGCGCCAGATCGTGATCGACCATGCCCGGGCACGTCACGCCGACAAACGGGGTGGACAGAGCATCAGAGTCCCGTTTGACGATGCGTTCGCACTCGAAGGATCGACGTCCGGATCTCTTGAAGAACTTGACGACGCACTCAGTGCGCTCGGGAAGACCGATGCGCGATCGGCCCGCATTGTTGAATTCCGGTTCTTCGCAGGATTGACCAACGAGGAGATAGCCGAACTCCTGCACATTTCCGTCAGGACGGTGATCCGCGACTGGGAATTCGCCCGCGCCTGGCTCTTCCGCTTCATCAACGAAGCACACACCGACTGA
- a CDS encoding TonB-dependent receptor: MVTILVKEDVTLRQEFKLSAVGVEGQEVVVTAQAAGQKEAINQQLSAMPIMNVVSAARIQELPDVNAAESVGRLPGVSLIRTGGEGAQVVIRGLSPQYNQITIDGVELSSNVTSRNNIVSADANQGESSIGLLGDRGMDLSMISSSMLGGIEVIKAITPDMDATVLGGVVNFDMRKAMKGAAADDRPWWLPRAEISVQGGYNDLRRTYNDYRLTGSMEKRFLDESLGFFLQATAERRNLSAHSLSASFNLTDKTHGDAGVPDLSQMNLDDIQRRRERIGGVFVVDYQHETGEIGFLNSVNRSRTYGLRTGEELPWQRNMIYYSAEETRNELTSVTNILSIKQEIPLFRVKIKASHTYSESLNPEDLLFSFWQMANAGFSNKGDLSKLDPRALAMMATPDPAATILARFRLSDVLSSERTLNGSIDLETSMGITDMLSGTLKFGGSVLYRKREFDLNAIDGGNYWLGGAAIDHALMKYPSYGSNGRISMLPFLDESYTAGRFLKGEYPLPYSLKTGPMWTIMPFFKEDMNPDVYQGNKLESVFNDYGGNETKSAAFAMFTLRIGEDIKILPGVRYQNLSTTYHAMRGTAVPGGIQGGDTTVTQSHGYFLPMVHLRYTPLEWFTIHAAYTNTLNYPDYSSITPRYYIGDAAIQYNNFRIEPARSENLDLVLSFHSNELGLLTVNGFLKRITGLIFFSRTYISDLSAYPDLPQANNHLYEFNTYINNPLPIDVKGIEAEWQTNFWYLPPPFSGLVFLINYTHIFSDASYPRSEVNVSYDDDGNSTVTVRDTSYTTRLLNQPNDILNLSLGYDYMGFSARLSMLYQDNIFKRPDFWMQNRVNSASATRWDLAVKQELPWYGIQMFLSLSNLTGIMDTDINQKTALPSNVQYYGMMGDLGIRIRL, translated from the coding sequence GTGGTGACGATCCTGGTGAAAGAAGATGTGACCCTCAGGCAGGAGTTCAAGTTGTCCGCGGTCGGCGTTGAAGGGCAGGAGGTGGTCGTTACGGCACAGGCGGCAGGCCAGAAAGAGGCCATCAACCAGCAGCTCTCGGCCATGCCGATCATGAATGTCGTTTCCGCTGCCCGTATTCAGGAATTGCCGGATGTCAACGCGGCGGAATCCGTCGGCCGGCTTCCCGGGGTTTCATTGATCAGGACTGGTGGAGAAGGTGCTCAGGTCGTCATCCGCGGGCTTTCACCGCAGTACAATCAGATCACCATCGATGGCGTCGAGCTCTCGAGCAACGTCACGTCGCGTAATAATATCGTTTCCGCTGATGCCAATCAGGGCGAATCCTCGATCGGACTTCTGGGAGACCGGGGCATGGATCTCAGCATGATCTCTTCCAGCATGCTGGGCGGGATCGAGGTGATCAAGGCGATCACACCTGATATGGATGCAACGGTGCTCGGTGGTGTGGTGAACTTCGACATGCGCAAGGCCATGAAGGGGGCCGCGGCCGATGACCGGCCGTGGTGGCTCCCGCGCGCGGAGATCAGTGTGCAGGGCGGGTACAACGACCTGCGTCGGACGTACAACGACTACAGGTTGACCGGGTCGATGGAGAAACGGTTCCTTGATGAGAGTCTCGGGTTCTTCCTGCAGGCCACCGCGGAGCGCCGCAACCTGAGCGCACACTCGTTGTCGGCAAGTTTCAATCTGACCGACAAGACCCATGGCGATGCGGGGGTTCCGGATCTTTCGCAGATGAATCTTGACGATATCCAGCGCAGGCGTGAGCGTATCGGCGGCGTCTTCGTCGTGGACTATCAGCATGAGACGGGCGAGATCGGGTTCCTGAACTCCGTGAACCGGAGCAGGACGTATGGCCTGCGCACGGGGGAGGAACTCCCGTGGCAACGGAACATGATCTACTATTCCGCGGAGGAGACCAGGAACGAGCTCACGAGTGTGACCAACATCCTGAGCATCAAGCAGGAGATCCCCCTGTTCCGGGTCAAGATCAAGGCATCGCACACATATTCAGAGAGCCTGAATCCCGAGGATCTTCTGTTCAGCTTCTGGCAGATGGCCAATGCAGGATTCTCCAATAAGGGTGATCTCTCGAAGCTCGACCCCCGGGCCCTTGCCATGATGGCGACCCCCGATCCCGCTGCGACGATCCTTGCCCGGTTCCGCCTCTCCGATGTGCTTTCCAGCGAGCGGACGCTGAACGGCTCCATCGATCTGGAGACGAGTATGGGGATCACGGACATGCTTTCCGGGACGCTGAAGTTCGGAGGATCCGTGCTCTATAGGAAGCGGGAGTTCGATCTGAATGCCATCGACGGAGGGAACTACTGGCTTGGCGGAGCAGCGATCGACCATGCCCTCATGAAGTATCCGTCCTACGGGAGCAACGGCCGCATCAGCATGCTGCCGTTCCTCGATGAGAGCTACACAGCGGGGAGATTCCTCAAGGGAGAGTATCCGCTTCCCTATTCGCTCAAGACCGGTCCCATGTGGACCATCATGCCGTTCTTCAAAGAGGATATGAACCCTGATGTCTATCAGGGGAACAAGCTCGAATCGGTCTTCAATGACTATGGGGGGAATGAGACCAAGAGTGCGGCGTTCGCCATGTTCACCCTCAGGATAGGTGAGGATATCAAGATCCTCCCGGGTGTCCGGTATCAGAACCTCTCGACGACCTATCATGCCATGAGGGGCACGGCGGTGCCGGGGGGGATCCAGGGTGGCGATACGACCGTGACACAATCGCACGGATATTTCCTGCCGATGGTGCATCTCCGGTATACTCCCCTCGAATGGTTCACGATCCATGCCGCGTACACCAATACTTTGAACTATCCGGACTACAGCAGCATCACGCCACGGTATTATATCGGTGATGCGGCCATTCAATACAACAACTTCCGGATCGAGCCGGCACGGTCGGAGAATCTGGACCTCGTGTTGTCGTTCCATTCGAATGAGCTGGGATTGCTTACGGTGAACGGGTTTCTGAAGCGCATCACGGGGCTCATCTTCTTCTCCCGGACGTACATCAGCGATCTCAGCGCCTATCCCGATCTGCCGCAGGCGAACAATCATCTCTACGAGTTCAACACCTACATCAACAATCCGCTGCCGATCGATGTGAAGGGGATCGAGGCGGAGTGGCAGACGAATTTCTGGTACCTGCCACCGCCGTTCTCCGGCCTGGTGTTCCTCATCAATTATACGCATATCTTCTCGGACGCGAGTTATCCGCGGAGTGAGGTGAATGTGAGCTATGATGATGACGGCAACTCGACCGTCACGGTGCGCGACACGTCCTACACAACACGGCTCCTGAATCAGCCCAACGACATCCTGAATCTCTCTCTCGGGTACGATTACATGGGGTTCTCGGCGCGGCTCTCCATGCTGTATCAGGATAACATCTTCAAACGGCCGGATTTCTGGATGCAGAACAGGGTGAATTCCGCGAGCGCCACGCGCTGGGACCTGGCCGTGAAGCAGGAACTTCCGTGGTACGGGATCCAGATGTTCCTGTCGCTGAGCAATCTCACCGGCATCATGGACACCGACATCAATCAGAAGACCGCACTCCCCAGCAATGTGCAGTACTACGGCATGATGGGGGATCTCGGGATCAGGATCAGGCTGTAA
- a CDS encoding carboxypeptidase-like regulatory domain-containing protein — protein sequence MFKVYARPIIAFVCLTLIVLLAEPVALAASSGTVEGTVRDAQTGDPLPGANVMILKTSLGASTDMDGKFIIRNVPSGLPQSPGGVRGISSESGDDPGERRCDPQAGVQVVRGRR from the coding sequence ATGTTCAAGGTATACGCCCGCCCGATCATCGCCTTCGTCTGTCTCACACTCATTGTCCTGCTGGCCGAGCCGGTGGCGCTTGCCGCCTCCAGCGGGACGGTCGAAGGTACCGTCCGCGATGCACAGACCGGCGACCCGTTGCCTGGCGCGAACGTCATGATACTGAAGACCAGTCTCGGTGCGTCGACCGACATGGATGGGAAGTTCATCATCCGGAATGTTCCCTCCGGGCTCCCACAGTCTCCGGGCGGCGTACGTGGGATATCTTCAGAAAGTGGTGACGATCCTGGTGAAAGAAGATGTGACCCTCAGGCAGGAGTTCAAGTTGTCCGCGGTCGGCGTTGA
- a CDS encoding SGNH/GDSL hydrolase family protein has translation MMHQARGVRAWKLSGIPLFCIAIVAWATICIPASAQPGRGVSTDISYHVIRGGLANCARVFTRTKAGRVAFLGGSITENPGWRDSVSAYLRQRFPGTSFEFIAAGIASTGSTPGAFRLQRDVLGKGKVDLLFEEAAVNDATNGFPPEEQIRGMEGIVRHARLANPAMDIVVMCFVDPEKMASYRKGIVPAEIRMHDSVAAHYDVPMLDLAREVTARIDRGEFTWEGDFKDLHPSPFGQELYYRSIRRLLEACWHGIDLHVPPAGYPLPEPLDRDSYFHGDYADIRIASRGEGWSIVECWRPQDGTETRKGFVDVPVLEALKPGAELTVPFAGNAVGICVAAGKDAGVIEFAVDGGAFRKQNLFTPWSAGLHLPWYYVLERALPQGSHVLRLRISADRDPRSTGHACRIVHILVN, from the coding sequence ATGATGCATCAAGCTCGGGGTGTTCGGGCATGGAAACTATCCGGGATCCCGCTTTTCTGCATCGCCATCGTTGCCTGGGCCACGATTTGCATTCCTGCATCAGCGCAACCCGGGCGTGGAGTCTCGACCGACATATCGTATCATGTGATCCGCGGAGGCCTTGCGAACTGCGCGCGTGTCTTCACCCGGACGAAAGCGGGGAGAGTCGCTTTCCTCGGAGGGTCCATCACCGAGAATCCGGGGTGGCGGGATTCGGTCTCGGCCTACCTGCGCCAGCGGTTTCCGGGAACATCCTTCGAGTTCATCGCTGCCGGTATCGCTTCGACCGGCAGTACACCGGGCGCATTCCGTTTGCAGCGTGATGTGCTCGGTAAGGGGAAGGTCGATCTGCTGTTCGAAGAAGCGGCGGTCAACGATGCAACGAATGGCTTCCCTCCCGAGGAACAGATCCGGGGTATGGAAGGCATCGTTCGTCACGCCCGCCTTGCGAATCCCGCGATGGACATCGTGGTGATGTGCTTTGTGGATCCAGAGAAAATGGCGTCGTACCGGAAGGGGATCGTGCCTGCCGAGATACGTATGCATGATTCTGTCGCTGCGCACTATGATGTGCCGATGCTGGATCTTGCCAGGGAGGTCACGGCGCGGATCGATCGGGGCGAGTTCACATGGGAAGGGGACTTCAAGGATCTCCACCCTTCGCCCTTCGGTCAGGAGCTGTACTATCGGTCCATACGGCGGTTGCTCGAAGCGTGCTGGCACGGTATCGATCTCCACGTTCCCCCTGCCGGGTATCCGCTTCCGGAGCCGTTGGACCGTGACAGTTACTTCCATGGGGACTATGCGGATATCCGCATCGCTTCCCGGGGAGAGGGGTGGTCCATCGTGGAGTGTTGGAGGCCGCAGGACGGTACGGAAACGCGCAAGGGGTTTGTTGATGTTCCGGTGCTCGAGGCTCTGAAGCCCGGGGCGGAGCTGACCGTGCCTTTTGCCGGGAACGCCGTGGGGATCTGTGTGGCAGCGGGAAAAGATGCGGGCGTCATCGAGTTTGCGGTTGACGGCGGGGCATTCAGGAAACAGAACCTCTTCACGCCGTGGAGTGCCGGGCTGCACCTGCCGTGGTACTACGTTCTTGAGCGTGCCCTACCTCAGGGCAGCCATGTTCTCCGTCTGAGGATCTCTGCCGACCGGGATCCGCGGAGCACGGGGCATGCATGCAGGATCGTCCATATTCTTGTGAATTGA